The stretch of DNA CATTTCTGTTCACAAACAGAGATGAAATATTTTTCGtttataactcaaaatttttatttttttctataatttgtttaaatacatTATGGAatgtatgtttatttttatattgaataactattttttataatttttaatattaaaaattatatttacaaaaatatccttatttttttttatttacacatttttctacgttttcattttttattttttaaaataataatggttCCTCATTTCcctcttatattatatttgttttttattttaatgcaaCCTATTATATAACCCCAAGATGATCAGAATATAACTTACCAAATTGCAGCATCATAAtgtttagtaaaaaaattaattaagtgttaATATAAATCCCTTGATTTAACCCAAAACAAAACATGTTGAGTGGTATTAAATTAGTAAATAAGTTTAATTATTAGGGATGCTAAATGACATTAAAAATGATGGGTAGCTGCCAAAATTGACTCACCCACCCACCCCCAGATGccccaactatatatatatatatataaatgattcaTTATTATTGCTACTTCAATCAAACTAAAAATATGTCACATACCCGGCTGCTCTCATTCAGCAACCccccattaattaattgatcacCTGGATTAGGCTGCACGTCAATAGCATTatgttatgtgtgtatatataatatcctttttgttttattatatatataatattaattatatgttcATGAACCACTCCTTTGATCGCATTCttgaaaaaaggaaaagcaGAACAAAGAGAGAAGAGGAGCAAGGAGTTGTTCAGCTTCTGGCAGGCAAGCTTATAATTAAGTGTTAAGATTTCCCAAACCCACCTTAATTTTCTCTTTACTTACATTAGCATTATCTTGCTACAATTACAGGGATTAGATTAGGCTTTATTCTGGAGATGggatttgatttcaatttaatCAACTAATCCCTGAAATTTCTATGCTCACTTCAAAATCAGTACAGTGAATTCATGCATTTTCTTCTCCAGAGAATGATTAATCAGATGGAGAATGTTTCCCTGTAGTAATCATTTTGGATTAAGGGAAGCTAATGGAACTTAATTACCTTCTTCTTGACACTAAATTAAATGGCTTCTTCTTTTACAGACTAAGAAAGAGAATGCCAACGGACCAAGAAAGAGATCCAGTGGCAATCCGCATTAGCCACAAGCTTGACGGATTACCTGCTGCTTCAATATCCTTCAACAACTGTCTCTTGGGAGTGCGCGATCCACTGCACAACGTCGACAAACCCACAAGCGTCGCCATCGGTCCTCGGTATCGAGGCGAGAGGGAGCTGCAAGAAATGGAGAAGCAAAAGCTCAAATACCTGAAACAGCTTCTTGAACGACTAAGGGAGAACACTGTGGATAAATACGTGGTGGAAATTCGAGGATTGGAACAAAGGGCATGGGAATTTCTTCATCTAGATGATCAGACGACGAGTTTTAGCAGAGATGAGTTTGTGGAAATGTTGCTTCTTGATGGCTGCTGCATTATCGAGCTGTTTCGCAGGTACAAAAACAAAGACAAGCAGCAAGAAGAAGACCATGATCTTATCATGGCCAAGGATGAAGTTCAAGCGAGCCTAAGGCGAGAACTGAGGCGAGACCTGATTCTACTTGACAACCAGATCCCGTTCTTCATCATCGATCACTTGTTCAAGAAGACTAGGCTTCGGAGCGAACACAATGACGATATCATCCGCTTGGCTTTAGGGTTTTTGAAATGGGTCGTGCCAAACCAGAGACTAGAAGTCGTCAACAACGGCACCGAAGTGAAACATCTCCTTGGCCTAGTTCATCACAGTTGGGGTTGCCAATTCATCAGAGCTCTCAATAACAACCGCCCAGGCGATGCGGACAAGAAATGGGGCTTCGTGGATTCGGCAACTGAGCTGCAAGAAGCTGGAGTTGAGTTCCAGATGGTCAAGACAACGAACTTGTTCGACGTACAGTTCAACAGTGGCATTATGGAGATCCCACGTCTAACCATCAAAGAATACACCGAATTTCCCTTTAGGAACATAGTTCTCTACGAGCAACGCCATCTTCAAGCCGATCAGCGGAAGTACGTTAGCGACTACATGGCCTTCATCAATTGCCTGGTGAATTCCCCCAGAGATGTTCAACTGCTTCGCCACAGAAATATCATTGAAAGCTCCATAGCTAACGACACCACAGTTTACAACATGCTGAAAGACTTGTCAAGGTTGGTGCAGATATCTTCCGAGAACTTCTGTTACTTCCAAGTATGCCTGGACGTGAACCGCCATTGCAGGCAGCGCAAAAACGCCTGGATCGCAAAGCTCAAGTTTGCAGCCTTCTTGTTGCTTTTTCTCACCATTGTTCAAACTCTATTTTCTGTTCTTGCGTACTTCAAAGGCAGCTAAATAAGTAATTTGTTTTGGAGATCACATCAAGCTAGCCATAACCAAGAAAAAAACACAGCAGACTCTTGATCCCCTTTTGCTTCATCTGAAGCCATTACCATCCGCACCCTTAATTAGATCTCCTCTGTTTTAGCTTAATCCTTCTTCTGTTGGTTTCGCCTCTTCCAAactaaatcatatatatatatatatatgtataaatttgttccaaattaaatatcaaGTGAATGAGAAGGATATTGAGCTACGTACTAATCTATATACCATGGTCCTGTTGTTGGAAGTCGAGACTTGAATCACCAACTGCCAATTTCCTGCAAGCACAAGGCTTTTATTTGTCCGGAAAAAGTCCTATAATCTAGTGTTCGGATTTTAGaaatcgagtataaaaggaTAGTAGGTAAGTAGATTAAAATCTTAAGACTTCCCTTTAACATTAGAGTGTAAAAGGATTTTATAGTTTAATCTAAGATAGTCTGGGCGTGATTTTTGTTGTCCCATTTGCTACGACATGACTCGGGAGTATGAACCTAGTTAAAACCCATGTGTCCACTAGCTAGGGAAAAAAAGTATAGTGACATGTAACTATTTGATAGAAGGGACATATTcctcaaaaacaaaaacacaactGTCATTCAAACACTAGACCATGTGTCAACTTCACCCTTGCAGAGAATTTTATCCTCCATCACAAAGGTCACAAGGCTTGGTTTGAGATGCATAAGAAAAATGCTAAGTATAAACACAAATTCTttccttctatatatatatatatatattcttttgttATTGTGATGATTGTGAattagaattcaaatttgattgtgattgaatatttaTCTTCGTGGCTCATTaagatttatcattttcataACTCATCTTCTGAttagaatataaatttatataaattattttttacatatattcaTAGATGACCGAtagatctataaatatatactcaATATACTGGAATTAATGTAGCAATGTTAGCATactgatattttgtttttttttgtttataacttttcttaatttgaattttttacagAAATCTTTTGTGTTCGTTTATATATTTGATGGtttaatcataatttattttcaaactcTAAATTCTTACAAATAGGTATCAAACCATTAGCAATTTTCAATCTCAGCTGACGcatttgtatttttggcaatTGAATGGTaaatcaaaaatacaaaatggCTGTCATTATGaaagtaattaattagttaaatattaataatattaatcattattttaagataattattaaattctaataatatattttattaattaatatttaaaataatataccttatttaaaaataaaatatatttattaaaaactaaTCATTACATAAAAAATGATTAACTTTACCCatcaattaactaattaattaattaattaatatgacaTCCATCCAGGATTGACTCACCAAACGATCAGAACCAGACCTTCTCTCCCCATCAGCCATGACCCAACCCGTATGAAGATtaatcattatttaattttgcaaattaaatatgctttataaattatttaaaaatacccAATGCTTTGCCTGTATtgactcatttatttataaattaatgtaaattcgTGCGTAAAGaattaagtagaagaaattaaaattaatgtagtTTTGGTTGAGAGAGTTTTAGCAATTATTCGAAAATATTggggtttaagtataatttcaaaaactaatgacaaaatcatgttaaatataaaatatgcatcATATTAATTGAGAGAGCTTGTAGGCGAGTTGGCGCACGCGCTTAAGGGGCTCAAGAAGGTCGTGGGATCAAACCCACGGCCATGCAAGGAAAAAGACAAGTGCCAAAACGACATCATTTCAGGGCGCCAGATGGAACCAATGCACTCAACTGGGGCTGCGCGCCACGCGGCTACCAGCTGCAGCCACTTGGCCAAACTGCCTTTTTGCCACCAGAATGGGTTGCCTTTGTTGCCATGATGTTCTTACAAGACTCAATTCTCTTGGACTATAAATATGTAGTGAATGTTTGAGTGGAGTTAGAGAATTTTGGaaagaaattaaggaagatttTAGTTGCATAGGTAGGcttaattttgttaagaaaagGCTTGAGTTGTGACGTCAACGACCCTGGTACGTTATGAGGGTTAAGGGAAAATATCTAAGAgaagttattttctcattttgcaAGTTATTTCCCTTTTCTAGTAAATTATTTCATGTTCCTTCTATCTTGCAAGCTCTTAAATACCCCATTGCCTTTACTTCTACAATGCCTTGATTTCTTGAGTTTGGAGCAAGTAACCCTCGATTATGGAAGGATCGGCTTACATGTGGCCTATGTGGTTACTCTGGTAACTTTTCATGATTCTCCTTTATACTTACTGAGTCTccaatagggttttgtatcaccctatcttcctttgggaatgatgttttattgaggacatgcaagggtttgatgttatCTTGCATGAGTTTTGCTCTCTTGTGTATGTTGTCTCAATAATCGtatgtcagttatatatgataAGTCATTATAATACGCATGGTGGTGATGATGCATAAcgcatgtgcatgaaaagggtTTTGAAATGCCTAAAGGTTTCATGATGCGCGCGAGGAACGGGGTTCTCAGGATATATCCGAAGAGAAATCTTCGGCTTAGAGACGGACTTCAATCCCATGGTTGGTTTTAAAAGATTGCatgtgagcatgaatgcatgtttcatctTGTCATCATATAGAGTGATGTAAAGAGGTGTGGCGTGAGTGCCTTAAATGTCATTCATGATTCTATTTGCTTCTCAATACCCATGATTCTCATACTCACTTTCTTTCAGTTATACTTTCTGGGCCTTATGGCTCATATTTGTTTGCATCATTTCAaataagggtaaggctaaagacATGGGTGAGTCAAGTGAAGTTGGAGTTGTGGGGTAGAAGTGTGTACAGAGCTATCTCAACTGGAAGATCCTTGGGGGTGTTTTGAGATATGTAATACTAAGTTGcgttttgtttatattttaagttgtaCCCCTAATGGGATATGGTAGGTATGTTGACCCTAATATGAATATATCTATGAGTAATGATATATGAGTATGACTTCTGTTGTTAATAGTAAGGAACATGCATGACACTTTTAATTGGGTTTTGCATATGTGCTATCTTTTCTGACAAACCCCTCTCGAATTCCTCAATGCAGGGTTTTCAGTGAAGGGGGCGTTATAATTTTTCTAACCTTGTCTAAAGGAGAAATTAAGGGGAATTTGGGAGTGTTACAATACCTGTACACAAAAGAAAGTTAATATAGAAACTTTTAAATGTGAACTCTGAATCGATTCAGTTATGGAActgataaaaatattgaaactaaaataattgaatctatgcaaaaaattgaattgaacagaccgaacaaatataaaaattgaataaactgaaaactgaaaaaaatgaataaatatgaaaataatcaaatttaccaaaaaaataaagcaCCAAAAactagtaaaaaaataaaaaaaaagttgttttatacattttagtcaatttgattatttcaattttttttttcaatgccAAAATCAAACCGAATAGAAATAACTGAAATTACAaaacttgaaaatcaaattcaatcaaCCCTAAGCTTGAACTGAAACGAACCGACAAAATCGATTGATTGGGTTtgattaaacaaaaattttgcTCACCCTTTGTGACTTTTGAAGTAAGGAcggttataaataatattagagTTTATTTAGTcaccacaaatatatatatatatatgtatatcttacATTAAGAGTTCAtagacacacacatatatatatacctaaatatatagagagaaaggggTTGCTCGcccgagggggggggggggggaatgtaCTCATAAACATATAATTGCAAGTAAGCTTCAATTTTCCCTAAGACTTGATTTTGCTGGAGAACCAGCTCTTGTTCTTCCTGTTATTGTGTGACTGCATATGTGCTTGTGTGTAAGTTATCCCACATTACTTGATTAAGAGGAAGTATATGAGTGCACTAccaaaaaaatagtatttagtggcctttttttttccatttagaGGCAGTTCTTAACCATCGCTAAATTAGCCGTCGCGGAGTATTTAGCAGTgattttcagcaaccgctggaGTAATCGccacaaattatattttttgtggtaGTTTTTAAACCTCcacaaaatcagtgatttagtGATGGTTCCTAGAACtgcaataaaaattaaaaaaaataaaattttaatttctcccaagCGTGGGCACTAGGCCGGTTGCCCGCACCGGCACCCGCACGCCACGTGATGATACTGGAAATTGAATTTCCAGCTTCCCCTTCCCCGGATTCGAACACGAGACCTCCCCTATGTGCGTGCGTAATCGTCTGATCTGCCAAGCCTTCTTAGTATATATCTACCCATATAAATTATACACTAAtccaaaaactatttttcagaattacattttatatttttaataaaaattaaaaaatattaattaatttattattttttaaaagaataaaggaataaattaaaaataaattaattgatttaaattaaataaattatttgattaaaaaataaaaaaatattttatatattttttaaaattattaaaattttgttaaattactttatatttttatttttttaaattaaaaattttaaataattttactattaatttaaattaaattttaaatttctttttaagattttatatttctttttattaatttaatttttaattattttcttaagtaaaattcaaacttttaataaattttgaggtgatttttcaaaattgcccaaaatgttaatttaattttaattttaaattatttaattatttttgaatttagcggcgatttttcaaaaatcgatgctaatttaattttttaatgaattttgcagtggttttgaaaaattgccgcaaatgctaatttaattttaattttaaattactttattagtttttaatttagcggtggCTTCTCAAAAACTGcggctaaattcaattttttaatgaatttttcgcaaaaccaccgcaaatgttaatttaattttaattttaaattatttaattatttttgaatttagcgatggtttctcaaaaatcaccgctaaattcaattttttaatgaatttcgcGACGATTTTGAAGAACCAcggcaaatgttaatttaattttaattttaaattatttaattatttttgaatttagcggcggtttctcaaaaatcgctgctaaatttaattttttaatgaattttgtggcagttttgaaaaatagttacaaatgctaatttaattttaattttgaattattttatttttttgaattaaattcaactttttaatgaattttgcacaAAATTTtcgtaaatgttaatttaattttaattttgaattattttattattttttaatttagtggcgatttctcaaaaaccgccgttaaattcaaatttttaatgaattttgcagcaaTTTTGAAGAatcgtcgcaaatgttaatttaattttaattttaaaatagttaattatttttaaatttagcggtagtttttaaaaaatcgtcgctaaatttgattttgttttttaattatttaattattttctaaatttagtggcgattttttaAACTACcgcaaaaaaatcaatttttttgtagtggtatAAATATCCCAAATCATGAACTTGGGTTTGGGTGCTAAGGGGCACCCAAATTTTGTGAGTGGGCAAACCCATACTCACATGCATTTGTCGCCGCTCGTTCAGTCAGTGGTTTggatcaaatcaaataaaaaataataaaataaatttttatttaatatatattctttttctttttctttttatccgAATAGCTTTTTGGTTTTActacttttgattttttagaatgGCTTTCACGGATTTTCTGCAGCTTTCATGGTCGGTTTTCTTGGCTTGTCTACTAGGTTGTTGACCTCCATGTTAGGTTGGGTTCGGCTACATATAACCGAACTTCGTCCCTCTGTTAAACACGAACATGATGTTTTATATTcttgtgattagttttgatgatgaaaaataacatttgtttttgttggttttgattcccaagtcatgagtcaagtttatggttttcaacaaaaattaatttcaagtacctatgtgaaaatgaaaaccaaatgatctataattttttctaagtttgaaagattagtacattataagtagacatatatgaaaatatatagctaacaaatgttatttttcttgtgattagtttttaatatagctaacattcattggtgataaaatgattttttttaaaaatagaaagtatgtattttggaggtggtaatattgctaaatcttaaattagtactaaaacccaaattctactttcttattgttatggattttgatttttagatatttttattaaatccaaataggggtattttcaaatttatattgatgtattaaaataaatagaatgtaaaatataaataaaataaaatgaggatatttacttaaactaaaaaaatttaaataagttgtAATGAATGCATATCCTGAAGGTTGGCTTCATCTGTCAATAGATACCTCATCATCTCTCGACCGACCTTATGTTTTTTATGAATCTGTCGACCCATGCTCTTACATCTATCGACCGACAGAATTTTTGCACAAGGAACTGTCaaccattttattttatctgtcgatcggattttgaatttttactaaTCTGTCGATcgatgccttgcatctgtcCACCGTTTGTGTCGCAGAAACCcccaacgactagtttttccactcaccCAAAGTGGTTTTTCCACTACCAATGGCAAGATTCGTGAGCTCTCAaggcactataaatacaagttaaaTGGGTGATTCAAATCAACCAAGAGAGATCATTACAAGCTTACAAGTGTTTATTCTTCAAGTGcttcattatttcatttgttcttcatttttttctctaaaggttttgtttatcatttgtattatcttgttcaagccttgtgtttatattgagagatcttgtaactaagaatgTCTACTATCGGATCCTTTCCTTTTATTATTCTTAGTTTTCTTAGTTTGTTGCTAGAGAACTTGCTTGTTTAAGAAAAAGGTTGTGATACCTAgcttggtgctagagggcttgcttgtctaATCAAGAGGTTGTAAATTCCTAACttattgctagagggcctattcaAAGAGATATGAGATATttagtggattggttgaaaaatccttagtgaagagctaaggtagtggattaggcttggtttaagccgaaccactatatatcgttttATCTCTTGTTTGCTTGTGTTCTtcctttcatttattgttctaagcatttcaataatcctcatttgcattaaaatcttatttttcatcaaaaggatttttaagttcaatcaattttttaaaaacaacccaattcaccccctcttgggtattagTGCCATTGTTATACAAACCTAATAGAACATTCTGAGAGTCCCTCTGTCAACCAAAAAATTACAAGAGCCTAATTCGTTTCCAGTGTTCCTTCTTTGCCCAAACCAGATAGCAAAATACCATTACAGTTTTGCCAGCTCTGGCTATTTTTTACTGTTGTTCTACCGAAAAGATCATTTCATCCTTCTAAGACTATCGCCATAGTTTGTTAGCTACCGGTGCAAGGCAATTCTGTCTTCAGGACAACGCGTTCACACCACTCGATCTGTATCATTCATCTGTCCATTGCAGTGGTGTCATCTTCATCGGCCATTGCTTGCAATTTTTGCTGTATTagtttataaatattgttgtatacCCTAATAATCTAAAGACATAATCCTTTATAAACTATGGTGGCCACTGATGCTATTGCCAATGTTGCTCCCTCAGCTTCCTTTGCAAACCTGATTGCTACTTCGGCCATAACTCCGACCATTACTCTTGCTACCACCACTGCCACTGTTGTTGGGTTAACTGTTGCCAAGGCGACTCCTCATGTTGAAAAGCCACAACAGTTAAATGGGAGGATTTCAAAAGATGGCAACAAAAAATGGTGTTTTACCTCACCACACTAAACTTTGCTCATATGTTTAAAGAGGACTGCTCGGTCACTCCCAAAGAAAATATCACTACGGAAACTAAAGTGCCAAAGAAGCCTGACTGTATTCTGACTTTCTGTGTCGGAACTATATTTTGAGTGGGCTGACCGATTTACTCTACGATGTCTATTGCACTGCGTATCAGACATCCAAGCAACTTTGGGAAGCTTTAGATAAGAAATATAAGCTAGAAAATGCTGACACCACGAAATTTCTTGTGGGGAAGTTCTTAGACTTCAAAATGGTTGATACCAAACTGGTAGCAAACCAAATGGAAGAGCTGCAAATCATTATTAGTGATTTGCGCAATGAGGGAGTGGTCATTAATGAACCATTCCAAGTCATTACTGTGATTGAGAAATTACCACCTTAATggaaagatttcaagaattatgtCAAGTGCAAGAGAAAGGAGTTGTCCATGGAGGATCTAGCCCTTCGACTTCATATTGAAGAGGACAACAGAAAGGGAGATAAAATATCTCACAACTTTAAAGCAAGGGCTAACATAAGTGAGGCTCCAAGGTCCCAACCCAAAAAGCAACAAGCTAAGAAGAAGAACGGGCACCTGGGTCCTAAAAATAATGCTGTTAATAAACGAATCCAAGGCAGTTGTTGTGTGTCTGGAAAGATAGGTCACAAAGCTGTTGACTTT from Diospyros lotus cultivar Yz01 chromosome 6, ASM1463336v1, whole genome shotgun sequence encodes:
- the LOC127803288 gene encoding UPF0481 protein At3g47200-like, whose protein sequence is MPTDQERDPVAIRISHKLDGLPAASISFNNCLLGVRDPLHNVDKPTSVAIGPRYRGERELQEMEKQKLKYLKQLLERLRENTVDKYVVEIRGLEQRAWEFLHLDDQTTSFSRDEFVEMLLLDGCCIIELFRRYKNKDKQQEEDHDLIMAKDEVQASLRRELRRDLILLDNQIPFFIIDHLFKKTRLRSEHNDDIIRLALGFLKWVVPNQRLEVVNNGTEVKHLLGLVHHSWGCQFIRALNNNRPGDADKKWGFVDSATELQEAGVEFQMVKTTNLFDVQFNSGIMEIPRLTIKEYTEFPFRNIVLYEQRHLQADQRKYVSDYMAFINCLVNSPRDVQLLRHRNIIESSIANDTTVYNMLKDLSRLVQISSENFCYFQVCLDVNRHCRQRKNAWIAKLKFAAFLLLFLTIVQTLFSVLAYFKGS